From the Malus domestica chromosome 17, GDT2T_hap1 genome, one window contains:
- the LOC103405091 gene encoding uncharacterized protein, which yields MFTEGLDENAIKWIKQGSEIEALEQQQQSPQAVRSPLAEKLTSDAYPISPLRFGTNSGGGGPALPPLKFHTGLLAPHSLVAPCLSSDTDNDHDDGNESVASISDTGSSANYFEEESKPMDQYYQEEEEDMFGYRNKPSSGLNRGLLKEGLRVELPGNCRRFTDGEVGFKKKCALKTSTPGAGNQLLKRAQLRNFNGTAPSGDECGVLRDSAADLGTPSAPPIFEIGRDDSGNEDEIQGGQEASDGLRESNVAENWTCPSRGSMGFDGSVEGLADLDTGSFKASQLGERVNKSVAGETETKVPSLQVSQLDHSYYNTSGQYAWQTLVAHEACIRLCLQAWAKGCTEAPEFLRDECLVLRNAFGLNTFLLQPRGAQPLEAKTSRNTEQTFAPKAKKVVGKIRVEVRKLRVIPRRKLKSTYSQRGAMYIQAGAEYVRHVSSLVKTGINSLKSSSFSITPEEPLSCIFKLSSATEETEVEPSSAVCLHPGSGDYHVFFPESQVDALLVEVQDMKKSVQCRTTIPISSLNDSTSDKLRWWPLYHDDKECIGKIQLNIGSVITSDEDNHIKSGPVAETLAYDLLLEAAMRAQNFHSRNLWLHGTWKWLLTEFADYYEVSQSYTKLRYLSHVMNVATPTIGCLELVNELLVPIIKARSQKCLTRQEKSILLDCENQIESLLANVFENYKSLDEGSPTGFTSSFNPTPESAAPALAPAVQVYMILHDILTLDAQTMLRNYLQTAAKKRYRKHALDTDEFVSSNSEGFLMDPISISTAYLKMKNLCMNIQKEIQADIKIHNQHVLPSSIDLSNIAAAIYSTELCSRLRAFLLALPPSGPQPHVNELLVAVADFERNLESWTISPVQGGVDSKNLFHDYIMVWVQDMQLNLLERCRAEKVPWSGVSTNNSTSPFAEDMYENIRENLIQYEVVLNRWPQYSLILEQAVANVERAIIKALEKQYNDILTPLKDGIQKRLNMQVQKLTRRQSVTIYTVPNQLGTFLNTVKRILDVLHCTLEDILKSWASFPPVMGDNKKSLFGEQMNGITVLLRTKYKNYMQATVGKLISNVQANRNTRLKRILEETKEEDGEAEVRERMHPLSSQLVDSISNLHEVFTSKIFIAICRGFWDRMGQIVLKFLEGRKENRVWYNGSYYALGILDDTFASQMQRLQGNALQEKDLEPPRSVIEARSILCRDTENATDASTYFYV from the exons ATGTTCACCGAAGGCCTCGACGAAAATGCGATCAAATGGATCAAACAG GGATCAGAAATTGAAGCGCTAGAACAACAGCAACAATCCCCACAAGCGGTCCGATCGCCTCTTGCCGAGAAACTCACTTCCGACGCTTACCCAATATCGCCACTGCGCTTCGGCACCAACAGCGGCGGCGGCGGTCCCGCTCTACCTCCGCTGAAGTTCCACACTGGCCTGCTCGCACCTCACAGTTTGGTGGCTCCCTGTCTAAGCAGTGACACCGATAACGACCACGATGACGGCAACGAGAGTGTGGCTTCGATTTCTGATACGGGTTCGTCTGCCAATTACTTTGAGGAAGAGTCGAAGCCAATGGACCAGTACTatcaggaagaagaagaggatatGTTTGGTTATAGGAATAAGCCAAGCAGCGGGTTGAATAGAGGGTTGTTGAAGGAGGGTCTGAGGGTTGAATTGCCCGGAAATTGCAGAAGATTTACGGATGGTGAAGTGGGTTTCAAGAAGAAATGTGCTCTGAAAACTTCGACACCGGGTGCTGGCAATCAGCTTCTGAAAAGGGCTCAACTTCGAAATTTCAAT GGCACTGCCCCAAGTGGTGATGAATGTGGTGTACTTAGAGATTCAGCTGCAGACTTGGGAACTCCGAGTGCGCCTCCCATTTTTGAAATTGGGAGAGATGATTCGGGTAATGAGGATGAAATTCAAGGAGGGCAGGAAGCTTCTGATGGGCTGAGAGAAAGCAATGTAGCTGAAAATTGGACCTGCCCATCAAGAGGATCAATGGGGTTCGATGGGAGTGTAGAGGGTTTAGCAGATTTGGATACTGGTTCTTTCAAAGCTTCTCAACTTGGTGAAAG AGTGAACAAGAGCGTAGCTGGAGAAACAGAAACGAAAGTCCCTTCTTTGCAAGTCAGCCAATTAGACCATTCTTATTATAATACCAG TGGTCAATATGCGTGGCAAACCTTGGTTGCACATGAGGCATGTATACGCTTATGCCTACAAGCATGGGCAAAAGGCTGCACTGAGGCACCTGAATTTCTACGTGACGAGTGCCTGGTTCTTCGGAATGCTTTTGG GCTAAACACATTTTTGTTGCAACCCAGAGGAGCGCAGCCACTAGAAGCAAAGACTAGTCGGAATACAGAACaaacttttgctccaaaagcaaAGAAGGTGGTTGGAAAGATAAGAGTTGAAG TGAGGAAACTTCGAGTAATACCAAGAAGGAAACTGAAGAGCACATATTCACAGCGAGGTGCAATGTATATACAAGCAGGGGCAGAATACGTCCGTCATGTTTCATCACTAGTAAAAACTGGCATAAATTCTTTAAAGTCATCGTCATTCTCGATTACACCAGAAG AGCCACTTTCATGCATATTCAAACTTAGTAGTGCCACCGAAGAAACCGAAGTAGAGCCAAGTTCCGCAGTTTGTTTGCACCCTGGAAGTGGTGATTACCATGTGTT TTTTCCAGAGAGTCAAGTGGATGCTCTTTTGGTAGAAGTTCAAGACATGAAAAAATCAGTCCAATGTCGAACTACAATTCCTATTTCATCCTTGAATGACAGCACT AGTGATAAACTTCGTTGGTGGCCATTATACCATGATGATAAAGAATGTATTGGGAAGATTCAGCTCAACATCGGGAGTGTGATAACAAGTGATGAAGATAATCATATCAAG AGTGGACCAGTTGCAGAGACTCTAGCATATGATTTGTTGCTAGAGGCTGCTATGCGAGCACAAAACTTTCATTCCCGGAACCTATGGTTACATGGAACTTGGAAGTGGTTGTTGACCGAGTTTGCAGACTATTATGAAGTTTCCCAGTCATACACAAAGCTCAG ATATCTGTCACATGTCATGAATGTGGCAACTCCGACCATAGGTTGCTTAGAGCTTGTGAATGAGTTACTAGTACCTATAATAAAGGCCAGGAGTCAGAAATGTTTGACAAGGCAGGAG AAAAGTATACTGTTAGACTGTGAAAACCAAATTGAGAGTCTTTTGGCAAATGTTTTCGAAAATTACAAGTCATTAGATGAAGGATCGCCCACAGGGTTCACATCCTCGTTTAATCCAACCCCAGAGTCTGCAGCTCCAGCTCTAGCTCCTGCTGTACAAGTCTATATGATCCTTCATGATATCCTCACTCTCGATGCCCAGACTATGCTGCGCAATTATTTGCAG ACAGCAGCAAAAAAGAGGTACCGGAAGCATGCTCTAGACACTGATGAGTTTGTGTCAAGTAACTCTGAAGGCTTCCTTATGGACCCCATATCCATCTCGACAGCATATCTGAAAATGAAGAATTTGTGTATGAATATACAAAAGGAAATTCAGGCagacatcaaaatccacaaccAGCATGTACTCCCCAG TTCAATTGACCTCTCGAATATAGCTGCTGCCATTTACAGCACTGAGCTGTGCAGCAGGCTTCGAGCGTTTCTTCTTGCCTTGCCTCCATCTGGTCCACAGCCACATGTAAATGAGCTTTTAGTTGCAGTTGCTGACTTCGAAAGAAACCTTGAGTCTTGGACTATCAG TCCAGTGCAGGGCGGTGTTGACTCGAAGAATCTGTTTCACGATTACATAATGGTCTGGGTACAGGATATGCAACTTAACTTACTTGAACGTTGCAGGGCAGAAAAG GTGCCATGGTCTGGCGTGTCAACAAATAATTCCACCTCACCATTTGCTGAGGATATGTACGAAAATATCAGAGAGAACCTTATCCAATACGAGGTGGTACTCAACCGATGGCCTCAATACTCCTTGATTTTGGAACAG GCTGTTGCTAATGTTGAAAGAGCAATCATAAAAGCACTGGAGAAACAATATAATGATATCTTGACTCCATTGAAAGATGGTATCCAAAAGAGGCTTAATATGCAGGTCCAGAAGCTGACAAGAAGACAATCAGTCACAATCTACACCGTTCCTAATCAG CTTGGAACCTTTTTAAACACCGTGAAGAGAATTCTTGATGTCCTTCATTGTACATTAGAAGACATCTTAAAGTCATGGGCATCTTTTCCGCCTGTCATGGGTGATAACAAGAAGTCGCTGTTTGGGGAGCAGATGAATGGAATCACAGTTCTCTTGagaacaaaatacaaaaattacaTGCAGGCAACTGTAGGGAAGCTTATCAGCAAT GTGCAAGCTAACCGTAACACAAGGCTGAAAAGGATTCTAGAGGAAAcaaaggaagaagatggagagGCTGAGGTCCGCGAAAGAATGCATCCACTGAGTTCACAGCTTGTAGACTCCATCTCCAACTTGCATGAGGTCTTTACAAGCAAAATATTCATCGCAATTTGTCGCGGATTCTGGGATAGAATGGGACAG ATCGTTTTGAAGTTCCTCGAAGGCAGGAAGGAAAATCGAGTTTGGTACAACGGATCTTACTATGCTCTCGGG ATATTGGACGATACATTTGCTTCCCAGATGCAGCGTTTACAAGGCAATGCACTGCAAGAGAAAGATCTTGAGCCCCCTCGTTCCGTAATCGAAGCCCGATCAATTCTCTGCAGAGACACAGAAAATGCTACAGATGCCTCTACCTACTTCTATGTTTAG